A window of Mucilaginibacter paludis DSM 18603 contains these coding sequences:
- a CDS encoding glycoside hydrolase family 2 TIM barrel-domain containing protein, whose protein sequence is MKNLCILLCFTVLYFNSSAQDTGRKTENFNQNWLFHLGNVNNGQDINIDDANWRKLNLPHDWSIEGEFSKYNPATPEGGALPGGIAWYRKDFLIPNADKNKLVYIGFDGVYQKSDVWINGHHLGFRPNGYISFQYDLSPYLKFDGQKNTIAVKVDNASQPNSRWYSGSGIYRNVWLTTTNSVAINHWGTFVSTPKVNQQLAQVSLKVCVKQNGSVLQHVDLTSRIYNAEGKLIATKTTANVSIKDSLTTVSQNFDVVKPVLWSVDKPYLYKIITKVLNKQAVVDQYETRLGIRYFNFDADKGFSLNGKPMKILGVCDHHDLGSLGAAINYRALERQLQILKAMGCNAIRTSHNPPAPELLDLTDQLGFIVMDEAFDCWQKGKVKYDYHLYFNAWHKRDLEDQVLRDRNHPSVMMWSIGNEIPQQSDTSGFRIARELANIIHNLDTTRPITAANNNPDTRNQIIKSGAVDLVGYNYHHSDLPHFHDRYPGKKFIGTETTSALETRGIYDMPSDSIRRWPTKDAALMNADFTVSAYDNVSADWGSTHEETWKVIKKYDFLSGMFIWTGFDYLGEPTPYRWPARSSYFGIVDLAGFPKDVYYMYQSEWTKTPVLHIFPHWNS, encoded by the coding sequence ATGAAAAACCTCTGTATCCTGTTATGCTTTACGGTTTTATATTTTAATTCATCAGCCCAGGATACTGGCCGGAAAACGGAAAACTTCAACCAGAATTGGCTGTTCCATTTAGGGAATGTAAACAATGGGCAAGACATCAATATTGATGACGCTAACTGGCGGAAACTAAATTTGCCCCACGACTGGAGTATTGAAGGCGAATTTAGCAAGTATAATCCCGCAACGCCCGAAGGAGGTGCATTACCGGGTGGCATAGCTTGGTATCGTAAAGATTTTTTAATACCCAACGCCGATAAAAATAAACTGGTATACATTGGTTTTGACGGTGTTTATCAAAAAAGCGATGTTTGGATAAACGGCCATCATCTGGGTTTCAGGCCCAATGGCTATATCTCGTTTCAATATGATTTGTCGCCTTATTTAAAATTTGACGGTCAGAAAAATACCATAGCCGTAAAGGTTGATAATGCCAGCCAGCCTAACTCGCGTTGGTACTCAGGCTCGGGCATCTATCGCAATGTATGGCTAACTACCACCAATAGTGTGGCCATTAACCATTGGGGTACTTTTGTAAGCACACCAAAAGTTAACCAGCAGTTGGCTCAGGTTAGTTTAAAAGTTTGTGTTAAACAAAACGGAAGCGTTTTGCAACATGTTGATTTAACGAGCCGTATTTACAATGCCGAGGGGAAGTTGATAGCAACAAAAACCACGGCTAATGTATCAATTAAAGATAGTTTAACAACGGTAAGTCAAAATTTTGATGTCGTAAAGCCTGTATTATGGTCGGTGGATAAACCTTATTTGTATAAAATAATTACAAAGGTGCTTAACAAGCAGGCTGTTGTTGATCAATATGAAACACGCTTAGGCATAAGGTATTTTAATTTTGATGCTGATAAAGGTTTTTCGCTAAATGGAAAGCCAATGAAAATTTTGGGTGTGTGCGATCATCACGATTTGGGCAGTTTAGGTGCGGCAATAAACTACCGTGCTTTGGAGCGCCAGCTCCAAATTTTAAAAGCTATGGGATGCAATGCCATCCGTACATCGCATAACCCTCCGGCTCCGGAATTGCTTGATCTAACGGATCAGTTAGGCTTCATCGTAATGGACGAGGCTTTTGATTGCTGGCAAAAGGGTAAAGTGAAGTACGATTATCACTTGTATTTTAATGCTTGGCATAAACGCGACCTGGAAGACCAGGTGTTAAGGGACCGGAACCATCCCTCGGTGATGATGTGGAGCATCGGAAACGAGATACCCCAACAATCAGACACCAGCGGGTTCCGGATAGCACGCGAACTTGCCAATATCATTCATAATTTAGATACAACAAGACCTATTACAGCGGCCAATAATAATCCGGATACCCGCAATCAAATTATTAAATCGGGCGCGGTAGATCTGGTTGGTTATAATTATCATCACAGCGATCTTCCTCATTTTCATGACCGTTATCCCGGTAAAAAATTTATAGGTACCGAAACTACTTCGGCCTTAGAAACAAGAGGGATCTACGATATGCCATCGGATAGTATCCGCAGGTGGCCTACTAAGGACGCCGCCTTGATGAACGCCGATTTTACCGTATCTGCTTACGATAATGTTTCTGCCGACTGGGGATCAACTCACGAGGAAACCTGGAAGGTGATCAAAAAGTACGACTTTTTATCAGGCATGTTTATCTGGACCGGTTTTGATTACCTGGGCGAGCCAACACCCTATAGGTGGCCCGCGCGCAGTTCATATTTTGGGATTGTAGATCTGGCCGGTTTCCCGAAGGATGTATATTATATGTATCAATCCGAATGGACAAAAACGCCGGTGCTCCATATCTTCCCCCATTGGAACTCATAG